One genomic window of Glycine soja cultivar W05 chromosome 9, ASM419377v2, whole genome shotgun sequence includes the following:
- the LOC114368318 gene encoding uncharacterized protein LOC114368318, producing the protein MQMADRGRGGGRRTFNRGTRRGFSLGTPNTLPTAQDQPNPTFVRESIPTTPVRDASPSTPDDSVTPEYPPDPNCEHIVDERPFIRAYKGEFQPTYGCSNIISNIIRAKFDEPAPSWLKVSVDLRDRWFGEFKKEYRWHPQEEQAIRAVFETKGSRILKSAMNKNRNGQDKGKWITTNVRVALDEHWGSTDFLNKSSTVKANRSVDKGASAYCGGSISTVTLFEKLSKEFQRPPTAWEVMEKTKKLKSRE; encoded by the exons ATGCAGATGGCAGATAGAGGTAGAGGTGGTGGTCGTAGAACATTTAATCGTGGTACAAGACGTGGTTTTAGTTTGGGA ACTCCAAATACACTTCCTACAGCTCAAGACCAACCAAATCCTACCTTTGTAAGGGAGTCAATTCCCACTACCCCTGTTAGAGATGCTTCACCTTCAACACCAGATGATTCTGTTACACCTGAGTACCCACCAGATCCAAATTGTgaacatattgttgatgaaaggCCTTTCATTCGTGCATATAAAGGAGA GTTTCAACCAACATATGGGTGTTCTAATATCATATCAAATATCATTAGGGCAAAATTTGATGAACCAGCTCCAAGTTGGTTGAAGGTGTCAGTTGACCTTCGTGATAGGTGGTTTGGAGAGTTTAAG AAAGAGTATAGGTGGCACCCACAAGAAGAGCAAGCCATTAGAGCTGTTTTTGAGACAAAAGGTTCACGTATTTTAAAAAGTGCAATGAACAAGAACAGAAATGGTCAAGATAAAGGAAAGTGGATAACAACTAATGTTCGAGTAGCCTTGGACGAACATTGGGGTTCTACAGATTTCCTAAACAAGAGCTCCACTGTCAAGGCGAATCGATCTGTTGATAAAGGAGCCTCAGCATACTGTGGTGGTTCCATATCTACTGTAACTCTCTTTGAAAAGCTG TCAAAGGAATTTCAAAGACCACCAACTGCTTGGGAGGTGATGGAGAAAACTAAGAAATTGAAGTCAAGAGAATGA